Within Populus trichocarpa isolate Nisqually-1 chromosome 6, P.trichocarpa_v4.1, whole genome shotgun sequence, the genomic segment tatatcTGAGAGATTTTGTTAttcaaatagtaaaaataagaaattaattaaatggtgAGGATAATACCTATGGTGTCCTCCTCAATTAGACCATCATCCTACCTGACTTGTTCTTCATTCATGTTCTGTAATGCTTGTGCCCCTTCTCGCAGATTCGCTTATCTTGCTACCGGTAACTgtactcttcttttctttcttgaatttgatttatattttttttttattaatttgaattaatcgaattcataattgaattaaatttacattTCTGTAGATTTTATAGTGATAATATTGAAAGCTAGGGCTTTGTTTCCTTGCTTAATTTGTGCATTGATATGTAATGGTGATGCAGCTGTTCCGCAATCACATTTCTTCGGTTTGAAAGCTTCGTCTAAGATTTGGAGAGGAGAGAGTAGAACCATTGCAACTGGAAATATGGCACAAGCAAGCACAGCTGCTACTCAAGAAAGTTTGTTGGAGTGGGTAAAAAAGGACAAGCGTAGAATGCTACATGTTGTTTATCGTGTTGGGGATTTGGACAGGACTATAAAGTATGTATTGTGTTTTATCTCGTCTCTATGTTTTTGCTTATAGGAAATTGATAATGTGCAAGCCTCATGGtcgaaccaaaatgaaaaacctGTCCTGCTGAATGCAGGTTCTACACTGAGTGTCTGGGGATGAAGCTGCTGAGGAAACGTGACATACCTGAGGAGAGATATACAAATGCCTTTCTTGGATATGGACCGGAAGACTCCCACTTCGTCATAGAACTCACTTACAGTAAGTGAACGGACTACCACTCCATTCAGTTTTGTCAACCTTTTCTAATATCTGAAACTGTGAGGTTATGTTTTACCTTTCCTAATTTACACCATAATGTAAAATTGTTGCAAtgtgatttgttgttttataaataCGATACCAGATGTCTCTggtttcttgtatttttattttgtgggtgcttatttttagttgtttaacGCTGTCAGATTATGGAGTTGACAGCTATGATATTGGAGCTGGATTTGGACATTTCGGCATTGCAGTTGAGGATGTAATTTCCTGTATCtgaactttcttttttatttttatcattattcttGAAACTGCTGTGAAATTAAAATGTCAGGGCTATTTGGACCTAGCtgtcctttagttttttttttttattattattattattattatcgtagACTGTCTGATGTTCTGATGATTCccgaaaaaaattgaactaggTTTTGTGTGCTCTTTTGATTAGGTTGCCAAGACTGTTGAACTCATAAAGGCCAAGGGTGGCAAAGTGAACAGAGAACCCGGTCCTGTTAAAGGTGGCAGTACAGTTATTGCTTTTATTGAAGATCCTGATGGTTATAAATTTGAACTATTGGAAAGGGGACCTACCCCTGAGCCACTCTGTCAGGTCATGCTTCGTGTTGGTGATCTTGATCGTTCTATAAATTTTTACGAGAAGGTGAGTAATTCTGGCCTGATCAAGCAACTATTTGCATAGTGATTATTTCATGTTAATAGTGATAAATCTGCAACTTGTTTCATGATATAGGCTTTTGGCATGAAGCTTCTCCGCAAAAGAGATAATCCAGAGTACAAGGTAACTTGGCCTCTTTTTGCCAAGTGCATGTCATTCACCATTTCATATCTTGTTTATACTCCATAATAAATTAGTTTCTTAGGATCAATAATTAGGTCTGGTTAGTTGGCGTCCTTTATTTTTTCCCCAAAAGGATTAGGCATGGAAGAGAACAGTAACTTTACCTTACTTATGTGTTAGACAGGATAtaggataaaaacaaaacatttcatCATGACAGGAGAACACTCCCCAAGAGACAACAAGATTATTTTCATAGCTTTCATGGGACAGAACCCATGGTGGGCTGCAATAAGTTACTGTTTTTATTCTCCTTTATTGTTGTCTCCAAATTTTACTATCAAATAGTGGTCTTTTTCATTATAAAGAAATTTCTGCAATTGGTGACTTGATTCCTATTGAAGTCAGAACTCAAAAGTGGAGTTTCTGGCAAGATAATCAACCACTTCATTTTACCAGTAGTTGTGTTGTGAGGTCCCATACAAACATTTTTACAAGTCTGCAATATTTTTGGATAGAAATTTCTCATCCTTTATTGGGAGAAATTTGCGAGATGCGAAAAGTGAAGAGTAAAACAAAACATCTGTTGGTGCCTAAGTTTTCTACTAAGTTCAGGTCTTCTATGGGGAGGTCTACATGAAAATGTCATGTTGGAGAGATATTTGATAGGGAACAGCAAGAACTTAAGGTTTTACTTGTTGCTTGATTCTCTTGCATACATTGTTTCTTTGGATCATATTCCAGACCTTTCTCACGTTCACGACAAATTTCCATTACAACTTGATTTATGTGTCTTTGAATTGAGTGTCTACAGTGCTTGCATTTCGAGATCAGTTGAtttgatcatttaaaaaattctatacATATCCTTTGTTTGACATCTAATTTATTGTTTAAACTGACAAACTTGTGTCCACTACTGTCAGTATACAATAGCCATGATGGGTTATGGGTCTGAAGATAAAAATTGTGTGCTGGAGTTGACGTACAACTATGGGGTCACTGAATATGACAAAGGAAATGCGTATGCTCAGGTGgactttttttcttatgtatGGTGGAATTTGTTTCAGTGTTATTCTCAAAATACCATGGTTGCTTATGTGCCTTTGTTTCTTGATGAATTTAGTGGTGTACTTGATGAgaatgattgattgttttttccttgaataGTCTGCgatctgatttttttcttcttcattgtaAAAGATTGCGATAGGCACAGATGATGTCTATAGAACTGCAGAAGCAGTTGAAATTTTTGGTGGAAAAGTTACCCGAGAGCCTGGACCATTACCTGGTATCAACACCAAGATCACTGCTTGCTTAGATCCAGATGGTTGGAAGACGGtatgatttcaattttttttttactctatgTTTCTGCCTGATGACATTTTTTGCTATCGAAGCAGTAATGTCGGAACAAACTGTAATGACattgaatgattttattttctattctttATCAAATCTTTGACAGTACCGCTGCATGATCTGTTGAACATGTTTCATGAACATATTATGCTATAGGTGTATCACTTGGCTTACTTACATGCACTAACTTCTTTATGAGGAGGATGTGCCTGTGCAAGACATGACTGCTAGAGTTTGCTTGATATGAATGGTATAGGACCAGATAGCCAGATCCCTGCTAGGACAAAAGGTTGCTCAAATTTGACCGATGTCGTCATCtggtttcctttttctttcaatatttgaaacACTGGCTACGTGCCTGCGAGGCATTGTTCAACATGAGCCTAGGACGACATCTTAATAAGTAGAGGGTTTGTTCTGAGGTTTGACCGACAAAAGAACATTACAAAACTTGGTTGGTCTTCACAAATTGAAGATGTGAAACTTGCTTGTATTTCACCTGTTATCATGTGTATAACTGCATATTCAATTGTAAATCCTATCTTCGAATGTAAAATTTTCTGTGTTATTAATCTGGCTGTCCATTTTGTGTCATAAGGAATATTTTAAGGAACCCTGTGCATCTGTATTGTTCGTTTGGTTTTAcagttatttattttcttttgcagGTTTTTGTAGATAACATTGACTTTCTCAAGGAATTGGAGGGAGTCTGAGGACAGCATCAATATGTCATGCCCGCTTCTAATCTTGTGTCAAAACATTTGTCAAAATTTGTCTCATGTGAGATAGTGATCAAGCAGCATTTTGTAGATAAAACTAAAGTCTCTTTCACAGGGATCAAAGCAATAAACTTATTGGTGGTAGCTTTGCATTAGGTTTCCTCATTTTGTAGATAAAACTGAAGTCTCTTTTACAAGATACTCATGTTTGATCAGCCCGTTCTAAAAGTTAAGTTCTGTAAGCATCCGCAGAACACCTAAAAGATGTGTATTGCAACAAGCCATTTCTGAGCAGATGTGGATAGTGCAAACTTTTGAAATAACCAATGAATTGTGTTCTAATTGGATTCAAGGTTTAAAGCTTGAATTAAAGAGGGAATGAGGGTTTAAGTATATTAACtactaaaataaaagagaattaagagagagaaaggggaaaCTAGAGAGATAAGTGATGACAATAATAGAAGAAAAGAGGAAGAACGGATAAATTTTGATTGGTTAGcgtttgagatttattttattacaaggTAAAGGGTTCTAAACCTAACTCTACAAGCTCAATTGAAAAAGAGAAGGATTGATGCTAAATTTGTGAATTTTAGCCTAGTGTTCATGATAGGTATTTGgaggaaatataaaatttgttgTAACGATAAATATTAGGGTAGAGTAGATTATATTGGAGGGGAAATTAGGAAGGAATCATGAAGGGAAATCATGTGGTTCAATAGAACCTATATGGCCAACCAAGAGGAGATAAATTAGtatatgatgaaattatatttattcaagCGAATTGTGTTAGATTAATGCATAATTTTGTGTGGAAGATGATTGTAAATGAATTTAGTTATGTTACATTAAATGAatgaaattttatgttgttgtgAATTGGAATTCTTGAGGAAGATTATCGAATTTAAAggtaaaattattgaattgtgCTTGATTTCTTATGTAAGGGGAGATTtatgaataaatattgaaaatggaTCATGGTATTAAAAGAGGTTGTGGTGCCGATCATTGagggaaagaaaacagaaaatatgagattttataaatttcttaataattgcatgaaattattttgtaaGGAATTGATGGTGATGACTCAAAATTTGAGTGAAATTCTTATGTTAGTATATGATGAAAAACAATGATATGGGTAACATGTTGGCACTTTGAAATCCATATGAAGATATGGAGTAAGAAAATGATGTTATGAACAAACGAATATTAAGGTATTTTGGTGATAAATTGATTtggtaaaaatgaaataataagtGCTTAATGGCCGGCCATGTTTTTACTTGTACGAGATGTAgagattgaaaatgaatttataattttatatgaatataaatataaagcatgAGAATAACTTTGAATGgagaaatggaaagaaaagcCTAAAAGGATTAAATGAATAATCTTGGCTTAAAGAGAAATGAATGAGTTTGATTTAGTATTCGATGTTATTCCGTATGCATAGATTATGTTTGTGTTTGGAtaagataataacaaaaaaaaaatcatgttgataTAGGAGAAATTGTTGGAGGGGTATAGCGAGCAAGAaatgtcaaataaaaatcaagttgaagGTAGATATTCAACACTTTAActtaagttaattattattagatttataTTTGTATATACAACCAATAAATTATGGAATTGATGAGATAATGGCAACCATGATGGGTTCGTCATAATGATTAGTATCCATATAAAATTACCGGATTAATTGGTTTCCAAATAGGAATACCGAAATGATTTAACAACCATGATGAGTTTGCTAGAATGATTGGTATCCATGTGAGATCACCGGATtaattcactaccagaaaaccagagaaaaccaacagaattatcgacggaaataattccgtctcaaaatctgtcggtatataccgaccgtttCTCCGATGGAGTATACAGTTTGTCTGGAAAGATGCAACGACGTAGTGATATGgagtttttttagatgattttaccgacggaatgaccgagggattcaaactgagatagccATATAGTGACATGGcactgtcaccgacggaatcaccgatggaatcatcgacggaattaatccgtcggtgattccatcgaaAAAAACCGTTAAATACCCACCCCATCTGCCGAcgctctcttcctctgtttctccttcttcttctttcccatcccacctctcccctcccaaactgcagtccaccacccatcccaactctccactaCTCAACACAAGCattcaagtttcttatatcttgtacatGGTCACAATATCCatttcttgtggattttatcatttttttgtaagtaaatctatcctttttagttttaatatttaaatgtgagttttattgtttttttagtatatgtattttgttaacgtttgtacttgtttgattgttatttgtcaaagaaacttgtagtatgagtgtataattttgtagttgttatagtttgttttagattttgtcaaattatatttgtttgtaaattattgaaattttgtttgaattacatcgaattaaatgtgttgtgatgaaataaataattaatagcttgtttaacgagtcttttttaattgttatcaattctatttcgaagttgtgatttctgtaaatttatatatagtgatggttcatccttctgacggtgaagcctggaaacactttaacagtgtgcatcctcacttttcagctgaatcaaggaacgtgcgtcttgggttgtgtacatatggattcaacccattcgggtcatttgctgctccttattcttgttggccggtcatactgacggtttataacttgccatcggggatgtgtatgaggtcggagttcatgtttttatctatggtcataccaggtccgtgCAGTTCGGGGCgtaatatagatgtttgtctttgtccgttgattgatgagttgacgaagttgtggtcctctggagctttgacttatgacatctcgaggaaacaaaattttgttatgagagcggctttgatgtggactatcaatgatttcccagcttatggaatggtttctggttggagcacgcatggaaagctagcatgtccatactgtatggagaacaacaaggcattcacgctaacaaacaggggtaaagcttctttttttgattgtCACCGTCATTTGTTGCCGCCGAATCACATgtatagaaagaacaaaaatgatttctttggtggcagagttgaaaaggatgttgcacccccgcgtctttccggtgaagaattgtttgatgttgtgtcaaagtacggtgacattgtgtttggtctccaatcaggtaagcagaagtttcctggttttggtttgacccataattgggtaaaacaAAGTAACTTTTgagagctttcttattggaagaccaatcttctccgccataaccttgacgtcatgtacattgaaaagaa encodes:
- the LOC18100421 gene encoding probable lactoylglutathione lyase, chloroplastic isoform X2 is translated as MVRIIPMVSSSIRPSSYLTCSSFMFCNACAPSRRFAYLATASSKIWRGESRTIATGNMAQASTAATQESLLEWVKKDKRRMLHVVYRVGDLDRTIKFYTECLGMKLLRKRDIPEERYTNAFLGYGPEDSHFVIELTYNYGVDSYDIGAGFGHFGIAVEDVAKTVELIKAKGGKVNREPGPVKGGSTVIAFIEDPDGYKFELLERGPTPEPLCQVMLRVGDLDRSINFYEKAFGMKLLRKRDNPEYKYTIAMMGYGSEDKNCVLELTYNYGVTEYDKGNAYAQIAIGTDDVYRTAEAVEIFGGKVTREPGPLPGINTKITACLDPDGWKTVFVDNIDFLKELEGV
- the LOC18100421 gene encoding probable lactoylglutathione lyase, chloroplastic isoform X1, with translation MVRIIPMVSSSIRPSSYLTCSSFMFCNACAPSRRFAYLATAVPQSHFFGLKASSKIWRGESRTIATGNMAQASTAATQESLLEWVKKDKRRMLHVVYRVGDLDRTIKFYTECLGMKLLRKRDIPEERYTNAFLGYGPEDSHFVIELTYNYGVDSYDIGAGFGHFGIAVEDVAKTVELIKAKGGKVNREPGPVKGGSTVIAFIEDPDGYKFELLERGPTPEPLCQVMLRVGDLDRSINFYEKAFGMKLLRKRDNPEYKYTIAMMGYGSEDKNCVLELTYNYGVTEYDKGNAYAQIAIGTDDVYRTAEAVEIFGGKVTREPGPLPGINTKITACLDPDGWKTVFVDNIDFLKELEGV